A single genomic interval of Nerophis ophidion isolate RoL-2023_Sa linkage group LG11, RoL_Noph_v1.0, whole genome shotgun sequence harbors:
- the hapln2 gene encoding hyaluronan and proteoglycan link protein 2, with protein MRRALVLLLTCLTWTSALLAAPTELRYLLEPPVYAEVVGRRGEDATLPCVLKSKPANYKVKWTKLEPGVIGPENIVMISDAHAFKRHGQLGPRASLRRAHGMDASLRLADLRLHDGGTYRCELIDDIEDESVAVTLRIDGVVFPYQSQNGRYKLTFGEAKTACEEQDGVLASHDQLYRAWTEGLDWCNAGWLQDGQVQYPIITPRPACGGAEPGPGIRSYGLKDKQRDRFDAFCFTSLSSGSVFHVAGSFSFQQAQQTCARHAADLALVGQLYSAWRFHNYHRCDGGWLRDGSVRFPVAKPRGRCGGLADPGVRSFGFPPKSSHLYGAYCYQEVLRSQ; from the exons CCCCCACCGAGCTGAGGTACCTCCTGGAGCCGCCCGTTTACGCCGAGGTCGTCGGCCGGCGCGGCGAGGACGCCACCCTGCCGTGCGTCCTTAAAAGCAAACCGGCCAACTACAAAGTCAAATGGACCAAGCTGGAGCCGGGCGTCATCGGCCCCGAGAACATCGTGATGATTTCCGACGCGCACGCCTTCAAGCGACACGGCCAGCTGGGACCACGGGCGTCCCTGCGGCGAGCCCACGGCATGGACGCCTCGCTGCGGCTCGCCGACCTGCGGCTACACGATGGCGGCACGTACCGCTGCGAGCTCATCGACGACATCGAGGACGAGAGCGTGGCGGTCACTCTGAGGATAGACG GTGTGGTTTTCCCCTATCAGAGCCAAAATGGCCGCTACAAGCTGACCTTCGGCGAGGCCAAGACGGCGTGCGAGGAACAGGATGGCGTCTTAGCCTCTCATGACCAATTGTACAGAG CCTGGACCGAGGGTCTGGACTGGTGCAACGCGGGCTGGTTGCAGGATGGACAGGTCCAGTACCCCATCATCACGCCTCGGCCTGCCTGCGGTGGAGCAGAACCGGGTCCCGGCATTCGCAGTTACGGACTGAAAGACAAGCAGCGGGATCGTTTCGACGCCTTTTGCTTCACCTCGCTGAGCAGCG GGTCCGTCTTCCACGTGGCGGGCTCCTTCTCCTTTCAGCAGGCCCAGCAAACGTGCGCACGCCACGCAGCTGACCTGGCCTTGGTGGGCCAGCTCTACTCCGCCTGGCGCTTCCACAACTACCACCGCTGTGACGGCGGCTGGCTGAGAGACGGCAGCGTGCGCTTCCCCGTGGCCAAGCCCAGGGGGCGCTGCGGGGGCCTCGCCGACCCGGGGGTGCGCTCCTTCGGGTTCCCGCCCAAGTCCTCGCATCTCTACGGCGCTTACTGCTACCAGGAAGTCCTCAGATCACAGTAG